One Streptosporangium sp. NBC_01495 DNA window includes the following coding sequences:
- a CDS encoding condensation domain-containing protein: MDTVITIAAEYTGLRTRQGPVTMGQANMARCVLRDPPLHMNFRVTKHLPEGTPLSAVTETVGRLLSRHEGLRATIHSDVQVVAGSGSLPVEIHGAGTGLLDEVAEEVGLRMQGTRFDLESELPIRVAVITEGEAPRLVIFVLPHTSVDAIGLATVMREWERLIRGVAVPAPCPMQPLDLATAEGGPTTLRRTEAALRHWESGLRRAPQSMFAIDEAAEADADAIRPRLRIRSAVAAEALEAVASRTGASRSAVTLAALGVLIGLRNTQRTCVIASLASNRVRPELRDYVGPLAQDALMTADLDVPTFDEAVRRFRGASLSGYQHSRFDSVALWEVIEAVNAERGVDFARDCVFNDMSGVTLPEPEPAPSAEIECGWLPAASLPAHLALWANRLEDVVDLTLWIDPRVMSRAEAEGFGTGIVRLLIAAGDGDVQASDISNISGISPIERDPQWIYTDSCWVNLGAVERLVGEAVQGRPHLVTHDPDGRLTCHVTSGTPEEIRAACLVLLPGRTSAMAPHHYVVHAPEPTGASLYGPVVTEGDGRHSTSFGPSRVRNQ, translated from the coding sequence ATGGATACCGTCATCACGATCGCAGCCGAATACACGGGTCTGCGGACCCGGCAGGGGCCCGTGACCATGGGCCAGGCCAACATGGCGCGGTGCGTGCTCCGCGACCCGCCGCTCCACATGAACTTCCGCGTCACCAAGCACCTCCCCGAGGGGACGCCCCTGTCCGCCGTCACCGAGACGGTCGGGCGCCTGCTCTCCCGGCACGAGGGACTGCGGGCCACCATCCACTCGGACGTCCAGGTCGTGGCCGGTTCCGGCTCCCTGCCCGTCGAGATACACGGCGCCGGGACCGGTCTCCTCGACGAGGTCGCCGAGGAGGTGGGCCTGCGGATGCAGGGCACCCGGTTCGACCTGGAGTCCGAGCTTCCGATCAGGGTCGCCGTGATCACCGAGGGGGAGGCGCCCCGCCTGGTGATCTTCGTTCTGCCCCACACCTCGGTGGACGCCATCGGGCTGGCCACCGTCATGAGGGAGTGGGAGCGCCTGATCCGGGGGGTCGCCGTACCGGCACCGTGCCCGATGCAGCCGCTGGACCTCGCGACCGCGGAGGGCGGCCCGACGACCCTGCGCCGGACCGAGGCGGCCCTGCGGCACTGGGAGAGCGGGCTCAGGCGGGCACCGCAGTCGATGTTCGCGATCGACGAGGCGGCCGAGGCCGACGCCGACGCGATCCGGCCCCGGCTGCGGATCCGCTCGGCGGTGGCGGCCGAGGCGCTGGAAGCCGTCGCGAGCCGCACGGGCGCCAGCCGCTCGGCGGTCACGCTCGCCGCCCTGGGCGTCCTCATCGGCCTGCGCAACACCCAGCGAACCTGCGTGATCGCGTCGCTGGCGAGCAACAGGGTACGGCCCGAGCTGCGCGACTACGTCGGGCCACTCGCCCAGGACGCGCTGATGACCGCGGACCTCGACGTCCCCACCTTCGACGAGGCGGTCCGCCGCTTCCGAGGCGCGTCCCTCTCCGGATACCAGCACAGCCGTTTCGACTCCGTCGCGCTCTGGGAGGTGATCGAGGCCGTCAACGCCGAGCGGGGGGTGGACTTCGCCCGCGACTGCGTCTTCAACGACATGAGCGGCGTCACCCTCCCCGAGCCCGAGCCCGCGCCGTCCGCCGAGATCGAGTGCGGCTGGCTTCCCGCGGCCTCGCTCCCCGCGCACCTCGCGCTCTGGGCCAACCGGCTGGAGGACGTGGTGGACCTGACCCTCTGGATCGATCCGCGGGTGATGAGCCGGGCGGAGGCGGAGGGTTTCGGAACCGGGATCGTCCGGCTGCTGATCGCGGCCGGGGACGGGGACGTCCAGGCTTCCGACATTTCGAATATATCGGGAATTTCGCCTATCGAGCGCGATCCGCAATGGATCTACACCGACTCCTGCTGGGTGAACCTCGGCGCGGTGGAGCGGCTCGTCGGCGAGGCCGTCCAGGGGCGCCCCCACCTCGTGACGCACGACCCGGACGGGCGTCTGACCTGCCACGTCACCTCCGGAACCCCGGAGGAGATCCGCGCCGCCTGCCTCGTCCTGCTGCCGGGCCGCACCTCCGCGATGGCACCTCACCACTACGTCGTGCACGCCCCGGAACCCACCGGCGCGTCGCTCTACGGGCCCGTCGTCACCGAGGGCGACGGACGCCACTCAACCTCCTTCGGCCCCTCGCGCGTAAGGAACCAATAG
- a CDS encoding RrF2 family transcriptional regulator — MRLSARVDYALRAAAELAAAGDGPTTVGELAKEQDMPPKYLENILLQMRRAGLVRGQRGPEGGYVLARPPAEISLADVIRAVDGPLANVRGERPEHVGYRGPAESLQQVWIALRASERAILEEVTLENVATGALPERVRSLSADPAAWD, encoded by the coding sequence ATGCGCCTATCCGCTCGTGTCGACTATGCCCTCCGCGCCGCCGCCGAACTCGCCGCCGCGGGTGACGGCCCTACCACGGTGGGTGAGCTGGCCAAAGAGCAGGACATGCCTCCCAAGTATCTTGAGAACATCCTGCTCCAGATGCGCCGCGCCGGGCTGGTCCGCGGCCAGCGCGGCCCCGAGGGGGGCTACGTGCTGGCCCGCCCGCCCGCCGAGATCAGTCTCGCCGATGTGATCCGCGCCGTTGACGGCCCGCTCGCCAACGTCAGGGGGGAGCGGCCCGAGCACGTCGGTTACCGGGGTCCCGCCGAGTCGCTGCAGCAGGTCTGGATCGCGCTGCGCGCCAGCGAACGGGCGATCCTGGAGGAGGTCACCCTGGAGAACGTGGCCACCGGAGCGCTCCCCGAGCGGGTCCGCAGCCTGTCGGCCGACCCCGCGGCCTGGGACTGA
- a CDS encoding Fpg/Nei family DNA glycosylase, with amino-acid sequence MPEGDVVHRSALRLGRALDGRVLTRSDFRVPRHSTADLIGRAVLETVSRGKHLLTRVEGGLTVHTHLRMEGRWQISPAGRGLPGGDVVRLVLANAEWQAAGVRLGMVDLVSTEEEGRLVGHLGPDLLGEDWDEAEAVRRLARRPETSIGVALLDQRNLAGIGTIYRAETLFLAGVSPWRPVGTVEDLGAIVSIARRLLDANKERPSRTTTGDLRPGRSTWVYGRAGRPCLRCGRRISHGEMGAQPQERLIVWCRHCQPEEPTG; translated from the coding sequence GTGCCCGAGGGTGATGTCGTCCACCGCTCCGCCCTGCGGCTCGGCCGGGCGCTCGACGGACGGGTGCTGACCCGCTCGGACTTCCGCGTACCGCGCCACTCCACGGCGGACCTGATCGGGCGCGCGGTGCTGGAGACCGTCTCGCGCGGCAAGCACCTGCTCACCAGGGTCGAGGGCGGGCTGACCGTCCACACCCACCTGCGGATGGAGGGCCGCTGGCAGATCTCACCCGCGGGGCGGGGGCTGCCCGGAGGCGACGTCGTCCGCCTGGTGCTGGCCAACGCGGAATGGCAGGCGGCGGGGGTGCGGCTGGGCATGGTCGACCTGGTGTCGACCGAGGAGGAAGGACGGCTCGTCGGGCATCTCGGACCCGATCTGCTCGGGGAGGACTGGGACGAGGCCGAAGCCGTACGGCGGTTGGCACGACGGCCTGAAACGAGCATCGGGGTCGCGCTGCTCGATCAGCGCAACCTGGCGGGAATCGGCACCATCTATCGCGCCGAGACGCTTTTCCTCGCCGGAGTGTCGCCGTGGCGACCTGTGGGGACGGTTGAGGATCTGGGGGCGATCGTGTCGATCGCGCGGCGATTGCTGGACGCCAACAAGGAACGTCCGAGCAGAACGACGACGGGCGACCTCCGTCCGGGACGGAGCACCTGGGTCTACGGCAGGGCCGGGCGGCCTTGCCTACGCTGCGGGCGTCGGATCAGTCATGGGGAGATGGGCGCACAGCCGCAGGAACGGCTGATCGTCTGGTGCCGTCACTGCCAGCCGGAAGAACCGACCGGCTAG
- a CDS encoding helix-turn-helix domain-containing protein, with protein MVLLRQLLGDVLRRLRVRQSRTLREVSTLARVSLGYLSEVERGQKEASSELLASICGALGVPLSQVLREVSDQFALAELQHAPVLAGDVPERERLPIPETVPDSVFPEVNDMVAA; from the coding sequence ATGGTCCTGCTGCGTCAGCTGCTCGGTGACGTGCTGCGGCGGCTGAGGGTGCGGCAGAGTCGCACCTTGCGTGAGGTGTCCACATTGGCTCGGGTTTCTCTCGGCTATTTGTCCGAGGTGGAGCGTGGCCAGAAGGAAGCCTCCTCAGAGCTGCTCGCGTCGATCTGCGGTGCCTTGGGCGTGCCGCTTTCACAGGTTCTCCGCGAGGTTTCCGATCAGTTCGCCCTGGCCGAGCTGCAGCATGCTCCGGTGCTGGCGGGCGATGTCCCCGAACGGGAGCGTCTGCCGATTCCCGAAACCGTGCCTGATTCCGTGTTCCCCGAGGTCAACGACATGGTCGCCGCCTAG
- a CDS encoding CinA family protein, with the protein MSHRLLAATEVLSLLVRRGETVAVAESLTAGLICAALTGPPGASAAFLGGVVSYATELKHRLLNVPADLLAREGAVHPRVAAAMAEGVRLLAGSTYGLAVTGVAGPDPQDGKPVGTVHLAVSGPDGRVWHRDPRLAGTRDQIRESTVNEAVDLLRGVLETNVREHSG; encoded by the coding sequence ATGAGTCACCGCCTGCTCGCGGCCACCGAGGTCCTCTCCCTTCTCGTCCGCAGGGGCGAGACGGTGGCGGTCGCCGAGTCGCTGACCGCGGGGCTGATCTGCGCGGCCCTCACCGGTCCCCCCGGGGCCTCAGCGGCCTTCCTGGGCGGGGTCGTCTCCTACGCCACCGAACTCAAGCACCGGCTGCTGAACGTCCCCGCGGACCTGCTCGCCCGCGAGGGGGCCGTGCACCCTCGGGTCGCCGCCGCGATGGCCGAGGGGGTACGCCTCCTCGCCGGTTCCACGTACGGCCTGGCGGTCACCGGGGTGGCCGGCCCGGACCCGCAGGACGGTAAACCGGTGGGTACCGTGCATCTCGCCGTTAGTGGCCCGGACGGGCGGGTATGGCACCGGGATCCGCGACTTGCCGGGACGCGCGACCAGATCCGGGAGTCGACCGTGAACGAGGCCGTGGACCTCCTCCGAGGTGTGCTGGAGACGAACGTGAGGGAACATTCAGGGTGA
- the pgsA gene encoding CDP-diacylglycerol--glycerol-3-phosphate 3-phosphatidyltransferase produces MTNTPETGTDPTAASARPKVSAWNIANVVTVIRLAMVPFFAACLFLPGSGWRAAALVVFMVASLTDLLDGELARRYGLITDFGKIADPIADKALIGAALISLSILGELPWWVTVVILGRELGVTALRFAVIRHGVIPASYGGKVKTVLQIAAIVSYVWPGVPDLIRWVVMGAAALVTVVTGLDYVIRAIKLRQVAKRARAI; encoded by the coding sequence ATGACCAACACGCCAGAGACCGGCACCGACCCGACAGCGGCATCCGCGCGCCCCAAGGTGAGCGCCTGGAACATCGCCAACGTCGTGACGGTGATACGGCTGGCGATGGTTCCGTTCTTCGCGGCCTGCCTCTTCCTGCCGGGATCCGGCTGGCGGGCCGCGGCGCTGGTGGTCTTCATGGTGGCCTCGCTCACCGACCTGCTCGACGGCGAGCTGGCTCGCCGCTACGGCCTGATCACCGACTTCGGGAAGATCGCCGACCCGATCGCCGACAAGGCGCTCATCGGCGCCGCCCTGATCAGCCTCTCGATCCTGGGGGAGCTGCCCTGGTGGGTCACCGTCGTGATCCTGGGCAGGGAGCTGGGCGTCACCGCGCTGAGGTTCGCGGTCATCCGGCACGGCGTCATCCCGGCCAGCTACGGCGGGAAGGTGAAGACCGTCCTGCAGATCGCCGCGATCGTCTCCTACGTCTGGCCGGGCGTGCCCGACCTGATCCGCTGGGTCGTGATGGGCGCGGCGGCCCTCGTCACCGTCGTCACCGGCCTCGACTACGTGATCCGGGCGATCAAGTTGCGGCAGGTCGCGAAACGGGCGCGGGCGATATGA
- the rimO gene encoding 30S ribosomal protein S12 methylthiotransferase RimO gives MSSRRTASLITLGCARNEVDSEELAARLEAAGWQLGDDDPDVVVVNTCGFIDSAKKDSIDTLLAAADSGAKVVAAGCMAERYGDQLADALPEAAAVISFDDYTDIGTRLDDVLAGRSLVPHSPRDRRTLLPISPVERASAPRTAIPGHGELPEGVAPASGPRPLRKRLGDGPVASLKLASGCDRRCTFCAIPAFRGAYVSRRSEELLGEAAWLAEQGVKELVLVSENSTSYGKDLGDLRALEKLLPSLAATEGVERVRVSYLQPAELRPGLLEIIASTEGVAPYFDLSFQHASGPVLRRMRRFGDPRRFLDLLESIRAHAPEAGVRSNFIVGFPGETEEEFGELVGFLEEARLDVIGIFGYSDEDGTEAASLPGKLDQEIVDARVSALTELAEELMAQRAEERIGTEVDVLIEEDLGDGGYEGRAAHQGPEVDGSVTVQGIGLVPGQIVRAVVVDSEGVDLIARIKAAP, from the coding sequence ATGTCATCCCGCCGAACCGCATCGCTGATCACGCTTGGTTGCGCACGCAACGAGGTCGACTCCGAGGAACTCGCCGCTCGTCTTGAGGCTGCCGGTTGGCAGCTGGGCGACGACGACCCCGATGTCGTCGTCGTCAACACGTGCGGCTTCATCGACTCGGCGAAAAAGGACTCCATCGACACGCTGCTCGCCGCGGCCGACTCCGGGGCCAAGGTGGTCGCCGCGGGCTGCATGGCGGAGCGGTACGGTGACCAGCTCGCCGACGCGCTGCCCGAGGCCGCCGCCGTCATCTCCTTCGACGACTACACCGACATCGGCACGCGTCTCGACGACGTGCTGGCGGGCAGGTCGCTCGTCCCGCACAGTCCCCGCGACCGCAGGACCCTGCTGCCCATCTCGCCGGTGGAACGCGCCTCCGCTCCCAGGACCGCCATTCCCGGCCACGGCGAGCTGCCCGAGGGCGTGGCCCCCGCGAGCGGCCCCCGGCCGCTCCGCAAGCGCCTGGGCGACGGCCCGGTGGCCTCGCTGAAGCTCGCCTCCGGCTGCGACCGGCGCTGCACGTTCTGCGCCATCCCGGCCTTCCGCGGGGCGTACGTCTCGCGCCGCTCCGAGGAGCTCCTCGGCGAGGCCGCCTGGCTGGCCGAGCAGGGCGTCAAGGAGCTGGTGCTGGTCAGCGAGAACTCCACCTCCTACGGCAAGGACCTGGGCGACCTGAGGGCGCTGGAGAAGCTGCTGCCCTCCCTCGCCGCGACCGAGGGCGTCGAGCGGGTGCGCGTCAGCTACCTGCAGCCCGCCGAGCTCCGTCCCGGGCTGCTGGAGATCATCGCCTCGACCGAGGGCGTGGCCCCCTACTTCGACCTGTCCTTCCAGCACGCCAGCGGCCCGGTGCTGCGCCGGATGCGCCGCTTCGGCGACCCCCGGCGCTTCCTGGACCTCCTGGAGTCGATCCGCGCCCACGCCCCCGAGGCGGGCGTGCGCTCCAACTTCATCGTGGGCTTCCCCGGCGAGACCGAGGAGGAGTTCGGCGAGCTGGTGGGCTTCCTGGAGGAGGCGAGGCTCGACGTGATCGGCATCTTCGGTTACTCCGACGAGGACGGCACCGAGGCGGCCTCGCTCCCCGGCAAGCTCGACCAGGAGATCGTCGACGCCCGGGTGTCCGCGCTCACCGAGCTGGCCGAGGAGCTCATGGCCCAGCGGGCCGAGGAGCGGATCGGCACCGAGGTCGACGTCCTGATCGAGGAGGACCTGGGCGACGGCGGCTACGAGGGCCGCGCCGCCCACCAGGGGCCCGAGGTCGACGGTTCCGTAACGGTCCAGGGCATCGGGCTGGTCCCCGGCCAGATCGTCCGGGCCGTCGTGGTCGACTCGGAGGGGGTCGACCTGATCGCCCGGATCAAGGCGGCTCCATGA
- a CDS encoding helix-turn-helix domain-containing protein, which produces MGIGSDLADARRSMGMTVGQLSARTRIREVLIQAIERNDFSQCGGDFYARGHIRNIAKIVDLDPETLVHRYDEQHGGVPLPVRASSVFQADMPLKIRERRSPNWTTAMAVALGIVVIFGVARTMGGGDTPVAELRPMPVPAAPPPHAGPGPDSPRRAASLAEEKRRDMVVLQVKAKRTSWLDVQDAGGRRLFSGTLAAGKTSTWKAKTGMRVTFGDGGAVSLKLNGKNLGAPGRRGQVVNRSYEAPAAKKR; this is translated from the coding sequence ATGGGCATTGGAAGCGATCTGGCGGATGCCAGGCGGTCGATGGGGATGACCGTCGGGCAGTTGAGCGCGCGGACACGCATTCGCGAGGTTCTCATCCAGGCAATCGAGAGGAATGACTTCTCCCAGTGCGGGGGAGATTTCTACGCGCGGGGCCATATAAGAAACATCGCCAAGATCGTCGATCTCGATCCAGAGACGCTGGTGCACCGCTACGACGAGCAGCACGGGGGCGTGCCGCTGCCGGTGCGGGCCTCCAGCGTCTTCCAGGCCGACATGCCCCTGAAGATCCGTGAGCGCCGCTCGCCCAACTGGACGACGGCGATGGCGGTGGCCCTGGGCATCGTGGTCATCTTCGGCGTGGCGCGGACCATGGGCGGGGGCGACACTCCCGTGGCGGAGCTCCGCCCCATGCCGGTGCCCGCCGCGCCGCCGCCCCATGCCGGTCCCGGTCCCGACTCGCCGCGCCGGGCGGCGTCGCTGGCCGAGGAGAAGCGGCGCGACATGGTCGTCCTCCAGGTCAAGGCGAAGCGCACGTCCTGGCTCGACGTGCAGGACGCGGGCGGCCGGAGACTCTTCTCGGGAACGCTCGCGGCGGGCAAGACCTCGACCTGGAAGGCGAAGACCGGGATGAGGGTCACCTTCGGCGACGGGGGAGCCGTCTCGCTGAAGCTGAACGGCAAGAACCTGGGTGCCCCCGGCCGCCGGGGGCAGGTCGTCAACCGCTCCTACGAGGCACCCGCCGCCAAGAAGCGCTAG
- a CDS encoding DNA translocase FtsK, with amino-acid sequence MATRTSKGSSGKPPGKGSSGRSGASQARTAPARRAPAGRPRGASQARRPSPQHDPISWVLIMIGKLFMGIWMLLAGGIGGAARALGQNARELDPVHRRDGLGLAVFAGAVVLAAMTWRKNTGTVSTVVDSVMRGVFGSLTWVIPILLVLLAWRLLRHPDQNADTGRMIIGWSALTVGVLGVVHVVHDTPYPSGGSSDGMDKVSAAGGMIGFIVSAPPASILPSFITIPLLLILSGFGILVITATPVHRVPERLAEIRHMLFNRDLPPKPRVSRKKPATRKKPESEGTELGDHVKPYDTPLIAETPGGPPGHSPEIVPGLVDEEAAEAVARAEPPDPTPAPRKVEQLVLSPQAGPYTLPESQLLRPGSAPKPQTKANTVVVNALTSVMEQFMIDAQVIGFTRGPTVTRYEIELGPAVKVEKVTALTKNIAYAVKSADVRILSPIPGKSAIGVEIPNTDKDLVSLGDILRSPVAQADHHPMIVGLGKDVEGRTIVANLAKMPHLLIAGATGAGKSVCVNGLITSILMRATPDEVRMVLVDPKRVELSVYEGIPHLITPIITNPKKAAEALEWVVGEMDRRYDDLAASGFRHVDDFNKAVRTGKLVPPPGSERVYQPYPYLLVIVDELADLMMVAPRDVEDSIVRITQLARAAGIHLVIATQRPSVDVVTGLIKANVPSRLAFATSSLADSRVILDQPGAEKLVGQGDSLFLPMGASKPMRLQNAFVSEKEIGEIVGHCKAQMAAEYRDDVSAVATAKKEIDEDIGDDLDLLVQAAELIVTTQFGSTSMLQRKLRVGFAKAGRLMDLLESRNVVGPSEGSKAREVMVKPDELPGLLADLRGG; translated from the coding sequence ATGGCCACCCGTACGTCTAAAGGCTCCTCAGGAAAGCCCCCCGGCAAGGGGTCCTCCGGTCGTTCGGGCGCCTCCCAGGCCCGTACGGCCCCCGCCAGGCGGGCGCCCGCCGGACGGCCGAGGGGCGCGAGCCAGGCCCGCAGGCCCTCGCCTCAGCACGACCCGATCAGCTGGGTGCTCATCATGATCGGCAAGCTGTTCATGGGCATCTGGATGCTGCTGGCGGGGGGCATCGGCGGCGCCGCGCGGGCCCTGGGGCAGAACGCGCGCGAGCTCGACCCCGTCCACCGCCGCGACGGGCTCGGCCTGGCGGTGTTCGCCGGGGCGGTCGTGCTGGCGGCCATGACCTGGCGGAAGAACACCGGCACGGTCTCCACCGTGGTCGACAGTGTCATGCGCGGTGTCTTCGGCTCGCTGACCTGGGTGATCCCGATCCTTCTCGTGCTGCTGGCCTGGCGGCTGCTGCGCCACCCCGACCAGAACGCCGACACCGGCCGGATGATCATCGGCTGGTCCGCCCTCACCGTCGGCGTGCTCGGCGTCGTGCACGTCGTCCACGACACGCCGTACCCCTCGGGGGGCAGCTCCGACGGCATGGACAAGGTGTCGGCCGCCGGAGGCATGATCGGCTTCATCGTCTCGGCGCCCCCGGCGAGCATCCTGCCGTCCTTCATCACGATCCCGCTGCTGCTGATCCTGTCGGGCTTCGGCATCCTGGTGATCACCGCGACGCCGGTGCACCGGGTCCCCGAGCGGCTGGCCGAGATCCGGCACATGCTCTTCAACCGCGACCTGCCCCCCAAGCCGCGGGTGTCCAGGAAGAAGCCCGCCACCCGCAAGAAGCCGGAGTCCGAGGGCACCGAGCTGGGCGACCACGTCAAGCCCTACGACACGCCCCTGATCGCCGAGACGCCCGGCGGGCCTCCGGGACACTCCCCGGAGATCGTGCCCGGCCTGGTGGACGAAGAGGCGGCCGAGGCGGTGGCCAGGGCCGAGCCCCCCGACCCGACCCCGGCCCCGCGCAAGGTCGAGCAGCTCGTCCTGTCGCCCCAGGCCGGTCCGTACACCCTGCCCGAGTCGCAGCTCCTGCGCCCCGGCAGCGCGCCCAAGCCGCAGACCAAGGCCAACACCGTCGTCGTCAACGCGCTGACCAGCGTGATGGAACAGTTCATGATCGACGCCCAGGTGATCGGCTTCACCCGGGGGCCGACGGTGACGCGCTACGAGATCGAGCTCGGCCCGGCGGTCAAGGTCGAGAAGGTCACCGCGCTCACCAAGAACATCGCGTACGCGGTCAAGTCGGCTGATGTCCGGATTTTGTCCCCGATCCCCGGCAAGTCGGCGATCGGCGTCGAGATCCCCAACACCGACAAGGACCTCGTCTCGCTGGGCGACATCCTGCGCTCCCCGGTGGCCCAGGCCGACCACCACCCGATGATCGTCGGGCTCGGCAAGGACGTCGAGGGGCGCACGATAGTGGCCAACCTGGCCAAGATGCCGCACCTGCTCATCGCGGGCGCCACCGGCGCGGGCAAGTCGGTCTGCGTCAACGGGCTGATCACCTCGATCCTGATGCGGGCCACCCCCGACGAGGTCCGCATGGTCCTGGTCGACCCCAAGCGGGTCGAGCTCAGCGTCTACGAGGGCATCCCGCACCTGATCACGCCGATCATCACCAACCCCAAGAAGGCCGCCGAGGCCCTGGAGTGGGTCGTCGGGGAGATGGACCGCCGCTACGACGACCTGGCCGCCAGCGGCTTCCGGCACGTCGACGACTTCAACAAGGCGGTCCGCACGGGCAAGCTGGTGCCGCCGCCGGGCAGCGAGCGCGTCTACCAGCCCTATCCGTACCTGCTGGTGATCGTCGACGAGCTCGCCGACCTGATGATGGTCGCCCCGCGCGACGTCGAGGACTCCATCGTCCGCATCACCCAGCTGGCCCGCGCCGCCGGAATCCACCTCGTCATCGCCACCCAGCGCCCCAGCGTGGACGTGGTCACCGGCCTGATCAAGGCCAACGTGCCCTCCCGGCTGGCCTTCGCCACCTCCTCGCTGGCCGACTCCCGGGTCATCCTGGACCAGCCCGGCGCCGAGAAGCTCGTCGGGCAGGGCGACTCGCTCTTCCTGCCGATGGGCGCCAGCAAGCCCATGCGGCTGCAGAACGCCTTCGTCTCCGAGAAGGAGATCGGCGAGATCGTCGGGCACTGCAAGGCCCAGATGGCGGCCGAGTACCGCGACGACGTGTCCGCCGTGGCGACCGCCAAGAAGGAGATCGACGAGGACATCGGCGACGACCTCGACCTGCTGGTCCAGGCGGCCGAGCTCATCGTGACCACCCAGTTCGGCTCGACCTCGATGCTCCAGCGCAAGCTCAGGGTCGGCTTCGCCAAGGCGGGCCGCCTGATGGACCTGCTGGAGAGCAGGAACGTCGTCGGGCCCAGCGAGGGGTCGAAGGCGCGGGAGGTCATGGTCAAACCCGACGAGCTCCCCGGCCTGCTGGCCGACCTGCGCGGGGGCTGA
- a CDS encoding sodium:solute symporter family protein, with protein MSALDWSVLGAYFLVMIGIGVWSKRRIKTVIDFFTAGGRIPWWLSGISHHMSGYSAVMFVAFAAVAYNYGLAMYVWWALTIGIGIGIGAFVWAARWNRLRSKHGVISPLEYLARRYNLPTQQVLAYSGALLKVVDIAAKWVAIAILLKGFAGIPIQWGILVTGAVTLVYITAGGLWADVLTDFGQFVIQGVAGIAMFVAIMIQLDGVATLWTMWDKLPPGHGDPFAGPYTTTFFLALLFIKTFEYNGGMWNLAQRYMASPSGSAAKRSALLSSALWLVWPLILFIPMFAAPLIVPGLANAEEAYVRLAQTLLPQGVIGLVLAGFFSHTMAMVASDANVISSVITRDIAPVIVRRVRELSARAELTFARVTTFTFVLVSMAIAISTEGQGVVLKIVVDLVAATMGPISIPLMLGMLPWFRRSGPTAAIVSWAAGLGVWAYVKWIIESKDTAMVVGVPLVTSLVLYVAIGLLKPESREDRDVLIDSLSSDPASTDPEQRRAGAVD; from the coding sequence ATGTCCGCACTCGACTGGTCCGTTCTGGGCGCGTACTTCCTTGTCATGATCGGTATCGGCGTGTGGTCGAAGCGCCGCATCAAGACCGTGATCGACTTCTTCACCGCGGGGGGCCGTATCCCCTGGTGGCTGTCCGGCATCTCCCACCACATGTCGGGATACAGCGCGGTCATGTTCGTGGCGTTCGCGGCCGTGGCCTACAACTACGGGCTCGCGATGTACGTCTGGTGGGCACTGACGATCGGCATCGGGATCGGCATCGGCGCCTTCGTCTGGGCGGCCCGCTGGAACCGGCTCCGTTCCAAGCACGGCGTGATCTCCCCGCTGGAATACCTCGCCCGGCGCTACAACCTGCCGACCCAGCAGGTGCTGGCCTACAGCGGCGCGCTGCTGAAGGTCGTGGACATCGCGGCCAAATGGGTGGCGATCGCCATCCTGCTCAAGGGCTTCGCGGGCATCCCGATCCAGTGGGGCATCCTGGTCACCGGGGCCGTCACGCTGGTCTACATCACCGCCGGAGGGCTGTGGGCGGACGTGCTCACCGACTTCGGGCAGTTCGTCATCCAGGGCGTCGCGGGCATCGCCATGTTCGTCGCGATCATGATTCAGCTGGACGGCGTCGCCACGCTGTGGACCATGTGGGACAAACTGCCCCCCGGCCACGGCGACCCGTTCGCCGGGCCGTACACCACGACGTTCTTCCTCGCGCTGCTCTTCATCAAGACCTTCGAGTACAACGGCGGCATGTGGAACCTGGCCCAGCGCTACATGGCCTCCCCCTCGGGCTCGGCCGCGAAGCGTTCGGCGCTGCTGTCCAGCGCGCTGTGGCTGGTCTGGCCGCTGATCCTGTTCATCCCGATGTTCGCCGCGCCGCTCATCGTGCCGGGCCTGGCCAACGCCGAGGAGGCGTACGTGCGGCTGGCCCAGACCCTGCTGCCGCAGGGGGTGATCGGGCTGGTGCTCGCGGGCTTCTTCTCGCACACCATGGCCATGGTCGCCTCCGACGCCAACGTGATCTCCTCGGTCATCACCAGGGACATCGCCCCGGTGATCGTCCGCAGGGTGCGCGAGCTGTCGGCGCGGGCCGAGCTGACCTTCGCCCGGGTGACCACGTTCACCTTCGTCCTGGTCAGCATGGCGATCGCGATCTCGACCGAGGGCCAGGGCGTCGTACTGAAGATCGTCGTCGACCTGGTCGCGGCGACGATGGGGCCGATCTCGATCCCGCTGATGCTGGGCATGCTGCCGTGGTTCCGGCGGAGCGGCCCCACCGCGGCCATCGTCTCCTGGGCCGCCGGGCTGGGCGTCTGGGCGTACGTCAAGTGGATCATCGAGTCCAAGGACACCGCGATGGTCGTCGGCGTGCCGCTGGTCACCTCACTCGTCCTGTACGTGGCGATCGGGCTGCTGAAGCCGGAGAGCCGCGAGGACCGCGACGTGCTCATCGACTCCCTGTCCAGCGACCCCGCCTCCACCGACCCGGAGCAGCGGCGGGCCGGAGCGGTCGACTGA